One part of the Coturnix japonica isolate 7356 chromosome 24, Coturnix japonica 2.1, whole genome shotgun sequence genome encodes these proteins:
- the SPA17 gene encoding LOW QUALITY PROTEIN: sperm surface protein Sp17 (The sequence of the model RefSeq protein was modified relative to this genomic sequence to represent the inferred CDS: inserted 1 base in 1 codon), protein MSFPDPRTSLRLPSGFEEILYAMAREVLRAQPDDVLGFITRYFQALLAERERNSAARRTGQNEVPPSGAVMEQQEAATKIQAAFRGYSTRKDLRGVRRAHSDPPXPSVGPPGLPVTGTAPAGRGPSGRLVLHLETS, encoded by the exons ATGTCGTTCCCCGACCCCCGCACCTCCCTGCGGCTGCCCAGCGGCTTCGAGGAGATTTTGTACGCCATGGCCCGCGAGGTGCTGCGGGCGCAGCCCGACGACGTGCTGGGCTTCATCACCCGCTACTTCCAGGCGCTGCTGGCGGAGAGGGAGC GTAACTCCGCTGCACGAAGGACGGGGCAGAACGAGGTACCGCCGAGCGGGGCGGTGATGGAGCAGCAG GAAGCGGCGACAAAAATCCAGGCTGCGTTCCGGGGCTACAGCACGAGGAAGGACCTGCGGGGGGTGCGCAGAGCCCACTCGGACCCCC CGCCCAGCGTCGGACCCCCGGGACTGCCTGTAACCGGGACAGCCCCGGCAGGACGCGGCCCGAGCGGGCGCCTCGTCCTCCATTTGGAAACATCCTGA
- the PANX3 gene encoding pannexin-3 isoform X3, with protein sequence MSLSHTAAEYMLSDALLPDPSSSRAKGLRLELPSDRVLKFVAVGLPLFLVSLAFAREFSAGSQISCFSPSNFTGKQSAYADTACWDSLLHHGFDAEGRAVTKSLWVLKVFPYSLLVVAVLMYLPYLLWRYAAAPTLHSDLLFIIDELDKSYNRSVRLVQHMRKVQQESDDSEQFWEEYERARRERYFEFPLLERYLACKQHSHSLVIIYLLRNLLLLLFLAATCLYLVFLHLNIFFQDEFSCSIKTGLLQAEPHVPQLIPCKLVFFSIFQLISLTVGGVYVLLMPVVIFSALQLCQWDKGLLSVYEMLPAFDLLSRKMLTCPINDLNVILLFLRANISELTSFSRLNAVSALREAAAEKQDIDTVVDFMTLLAGLEATKPKHQACVPPANGEAIGRVCAGSQGRDAATSPCVGRSCYRNSSAEKVAELKAQTQTRG encoded by the exons ATGTCCCTGTCGCACACGGCTGCCGAGTACATGCTTTCAGATGCCCTCCTCCCAGACCCCAGCAGCTCCCGTGCCAAGGGCTTGAGGCTGGAGCTGCCGAGTGACCGTGTGCTGAAGTTCGTCGCCGTGGGGCTGCCCCTCTTCCTTGTCTCATTGGCCTTCGCCAGGGAGTTCTCTGCTG gCTCACAGATCAGCTGTTTCTCACCCTCCAACTTCACGGGGAAGCAATCTGCCTATGCTGACACAGCTTGCTGGGATTCACTCCTCCACCACGGCTTCGATGCTGAGGGACGTGCTGTCACCAAGTCCCTTTGGGTTCTCAAG GTGTTCCCGTACTCACTGCTGGTGGTGGCGGTGCTCATGTACCTGCCCTACCTGCTGTGGCGTTACGCAGCTGCCCCCACCCTCCACTCTGACCTTCTCTTCATCATCGATGAGCTGGACAAGTCCTACAACCGCTCTGTGCGCCTGGTGCAGCACATGAGGAAGGTCCAGCAGGAGAGCGATGATTCGGAGCAGTTCTGGGAGGAGTACGAGAG GGCTCGCCGGGAGAGGTACTTTGAGTTCCCATTGCTGGAGCGCTACCTTGCCTGCAAGCAGCACTCTCACTCCCTGGTCATCATCTACCTCCTGAGGAACCTCCTCCTGCTCTTGTTCTTGGCTGCAACTTGCCTCTACCTGGTCTTCCTCCACCTCAACATCTTCTTCCAGGATGAGTTCAGCTGCTCCATCAAAACAGGGCTGCTCCAGGCTGAGCCTCATGTTCCCCAGCTCATACCCTGCAAGCTGGTCTTCTTCTCTATCTTCCAGCTCATCAGCCTCACAGTTGGTGGTGTGTATGTCCTCCTTATGCCTGTCGTCATCTtcagtgccctgcagctctgtcagTGGGACAAGGGGCTGCTCTCTGTCTATGAGATGTTGCCCGCTTTTGACCTTCTCAGTCGCAAGATGCTCACCTGCCCCATCAACGACCTCAAtgtcatcctcctcttcctccgGGCCAACATCTCGGAGCTGACGTCCTTCAGCCGCCTCAATGCCGTCAGCGCCTTGCgggaggctgctgctgagaagcaggACATTGATACCGTTGTTGACTTCATGACGCTGCTGGCTGGGCTGGAGGCCACCAAGCCCAAACACCAGGCTTGTGTGCCCCCGGCCAATGGCGAGGCCATAGGTAG ggtctgtgctggcagccagggcCGTGATGCTGCCACGAGCCCATGCGTGGGCAGGAGTTGCTATAGGAACAGTTCTGCTGAGAAGGTTGCAGAGCTGAAGGCTCAAACCCAAACTCGGGGCTAA
- the PANX3 gene encoding pannexin-3 isoform X2, whose amino-acid sequence MSLSHTAAEYMLSDALLPDPSSSRAKGLRLELPSDRVLKFVAVGLPLFLVSLAFAREFSAGSQISCFSPSNFTGKQSAYADTACWDSLLHHGFDAEGRAVTKSLWVLKVFPYSLLVVAVLMYLPYLLWRYAAAPTLHSDLLFIIDELDKSYNRSVRLVQHMRKVQQESDDSEQFWEEYERARRERYFEFPLLERYLACKQHSHSLVIIYLLRNLLLLLFLAATCLYLVFLHLNIFFQDEFSCSIKTGLLQAEPHVPQLIPCKLVFFSIFQLISLTVGGVYVLLMPVVIFSALQLCQWDKGLLSVYEMLPAFDLLSRKMLTCPINDLNVILLFLRANISELTSFSRLNAVSALREAAAEKQDIDTVVDFMTLLAGLEATKPKHQACVPPANGEAIEMKEVEDKDDAAPDS is encoded by the exons ATGTCCCTGTCGCACACGGCTGCCGAGTACATGCTTTCAGATGCCCTCCTCCCAGACCCCAGCAGCTCCCGTGCCAAGGGCTTGAGGCTGGAGCTGCCGAGTGACCGTGTGCTGAAGTTCGTCGCCGTGGGGCTGCCCCTCTTCCTTGTCTCATTGGCCTTCGCCAGGGAGTTCTCTGCTG gCTCACAGATCAGCTGTTTCTCACCCTCCAACTTCACGGGGAAGCAATCTGCCTATGCTGACACAGCTTGCTGGGATTCACTCCTCCACCACGGCTTCGATGCTGAGGGACGTGCTGTCACCAAGTCCCTTTGGGTTCTCAAG GTGTTCCCGTACTCACTGCTGGTGGTGGCGGTGCTCATGTACCTGCCCTACCTGCTGTGGCGTTACGCAGCTGCCCCCACCCTCCACTCTGACCTTCTCTTCATCATCGATGAGCTGGACAAGTCCTACAACCGCTCTGTGCGCCTGGTGCAGCACATGAGGAAGGTCCAGCAGGAGAGCGATGATTCGGAGCAGTTCTGGGAGGAGTACGAGAG GGCTCGCCGGGAGAGGTACTTTGAGTTCCCATTGCTGGAGCGCTACCTTGCCTGCAAGCAGCACTCTCACTCCCTGGTCATCATCTACCTCCTGAGGAACCTCCTCCTGCTCTTGTTCTTGGCTGCAACTTGCCTCTACCTGGTCTTCCTCCACCTCAACATCTTCTTCCAGGATGAGTTCAGCTGCTCCATCAAAACAGGGCTGCTCCAGGCTGAGCCTCATGTTCCCCAGCTCATACCCTGCAAGCTGGTCTTCTTCTCTATCTTCCAGCTCATCAGCCTCACAGTTGGTGGTGTGTATGTCCTCCTTATGCCTGTCGTCATCTtcagtgccctgcagctctgtcagTGGGACAAGGGGCTGCTCTCTGTCTATGAGATGTTGCCCGCTTTTGACCTTCTCAGTCGCAAGATGCTCACCTGCCCCATCAACGACCTCAAtgtcatcctcctcttcctccgGGCCAACATCTCGGAGCTGACGTCCTTCAGCCGCCTCAATGCCGTCAGCGCCTTGCgggaggctgctgctgagaagcaggACATTGATACCGTTGTTGACTTCATGACGCTGCTGGCTGGGCTGGAGGCCACCAAGCCCAAACACCAGGCTTGTGTGCCCCCGGCCAATGGCGAGGCCATAG AAATGAAGGAAGTGGAAGACAAGGACGATGCTGCCCCCGATTCCTGA
- the PANX3 gene encoding pannexin-3 isoform X1, whose protein sequence is MSLSHTAAEYMLSDALLPDPSSSRAKGLRLELPSDRVLKFVAVGLPLFLVSLAFAREFSAGSQISCFSPSNFTGKQSAYADTACWDSLLHHGFDAEGRAVTKSLWVLKVFPYSLLVVAVLMYLPYLLWRYAAAPTLHSDLLFIIDELDKSYNRSVRLVQHMRKVQQESDDSEQFWEEYERARRERYFEFPLLERYLACKQHSHSLVIIYLLRNLLLLLFLAATCLYLVFLHLNIFFQDEFSCSIKTGLLQAEPHVPQLIPCKLVFFSIFQLISLTVGGVYVLLMPVVIFSALQLCQWDKGLLSVYEMLPAFDLLSRKMLTCPINDLNVILLFLRANISELTSFSRLNAVSALREAAAEKQDIDTVVDFMTLLAGLEATKPKHQACVPPANGEAIGRFLGVSGVEMTSLLSFQRPNCCTPPWG, encoded by the exons ATGTCCCTGTCGCACACGGCTGCCGAGTACATGCTTTCAGATGCCCTCCTCCCAGACCCCAGCAGCTCCCGTGCCAAGGGCTTGAGGCTGGAGCTGCCGAGTGACCGTGTGCTGAAGTTCGTCGCCGTGGGGCTGCCCCTCTTCCTTGTCTCATTGGCCTTCGCCAGGGAGTTCTCTGCTG gCTCACAGATCAGCTGTTTCTCACCCTCCAACTTCACGGGGAAGCAATCTGCCTATGCTGACACAGCTTGCTGGGATTCACTCCTCCACCACGGCTTCGATGCTGAGGGACGTGCTGTCACCAAGTCCCTTTGGGTTCTCAAG GTGTTCCCGTACTCACTGCTGGTGGTGGCGGTGCTCATGTACCTGCCCTACCTGCTGTGGCGTTACGCAGCTGCCCCCACCCTCCACTCTGACCTTCTCTTCATCATCGATGAGCTGGACAAGTCCTACAACCGCTCTGTGCGCCTGGTGCAGCACATGAGGAAGGTCCAGCAGGAGAGCGATGATTCGGAGCAGTTCTGGGAGGAGTACGAGAG GGCTCGCCGGGAGAGGTACTTTGAGTTCCCATTGCTGGAGCGCTACCTTGCCTGCAAGCAGCACTCTCACTCCCTGGTCATCATCTACCTCCTGAGGAACCTCCTCCTGCTCTTGTTCTTGGCTGCAACTTGCCTCTACCTGGTCTTCCTCCACCTCAACATCTTCTTCCAGGATGAGTTCAGCTGCTCCATCAAAACAGGGCTGCTCCAGGCTGAGCCTCATGTTCCCCAGCTCATACCCTGCAAGCTGGTCTTCTTCTCTATCTTCCAGCTCATCAGCCTCACAGTTGGTGGTGTGTATGTCCTCCTTATGCCTGTCGTCATCTtcagtgccctgcagctctgtcagTGGGACAAGGGGCTGCTCTCTGTCTATGAGATGTTGCCCGCTTTTGACCTTCTCAGTCGCAAGATGCTCACCTGCCCCATCAACGACCTCAAtgtcatcctcctcttcctccgGGCCAACATCTCGGAGCTGACGTCCTTCAGCCGCCTCAATGCCGTCAGCGCCTTGCgggaggctgctgctgagaagcaggACATTGATACCGTTGTTGACTTCATGACGCTGCTGGCTGGGCTGGAGGCCACCAAGCCCAAACACCAGGCTTGTGTGCCCCCGGCCAATGGCGAGGCCATAGGTAGGTTCCTTGGTGTTTCTGGGGTGGAGATGACctctttgctgtcttttcagCGCCCAAATTGTTGCACTCCACCGTGGGGGTGA